A genomic window from Silene latifolia isolate original U9 population chromosome 11, ASM4854445v1, whole genome shotgun sequence includes:
- the LOC141614904 gene encoding protein FAR-RED IMPAIRED RESPONSE 1-like produces MLRIGATRTYNMCKELVNGFENIGASLTDFKNFHRDVKCFIHKRDGQLFIDRFKNMAENRQRFYFYYEVDKDNSLLRAFWADRTARRNYSVFGDAVSYDPTYSTNKYDMIFTPFTSIDHHKRSVTFCGALIAHEDHESFQWVFNRFLNAMGGKEPEYIIIDQDAEIIKAVPLAFKTARHRFYMWHIMNKVPTKFGVTREDYKEFLQKLNNIIWYDNLEADDFDARWPEIEAHGLVNEEWFTEAYGKRSQWVMAHCRDLNMGGVMRTTQRSESINSFFKKIDQKSGTLVEFWMRFESAMDHQRHTQKRLDHKNRHSTPARGTHLAIEEYASNMYTREVFKEFQLEVICSIDTCKTGGYAEVDGIEVTVVKDSCRENSFNVEYNPGTLAARCSCRMFERMGILCRHIVWILSANGKKTIPDDYFATRWTKDALQFRLSDCDGEQTDSNSSTDGKEVEMVKLWSEVHVTIGLLRGMNVTEVLNLSSLIREFNEKLLPYKKALTKHQEFEQILGCPASDGVTILLPKQSKNKGSGKRIVSAKAKAIALASKPKRMCNNCKQMTHHDKQNCLNPFSEHPPSSPAFEEEEEEEEEEEEEEEEEEEEEEGNLTGCSSWQ; encoded by the exons ATG ttgaggataggagcaactaggacgtacaacatgtgtaaggaactcgtaaacgggttcgagaacattggtgcatcgttaactgattttaagaacttccacagagatgtgaaatgcttcatccataaacgggacggtcaattgttcatagaccggttcaagaatatggcagAAAATAGGCAGaggttttatttttattatgaagttgacaaggataataGCCTTCTAAGGGCATTCTGGGCTGACAGAAcggctagaaggaactactccgtttttggagatgcagtgtcgtacgacccaacatactcgacaaacaagtatgatatgattttcacgccattcactagtatagatcaccataagcgatcagtaACATTCTGTGGGGCGTTaattgcccatgaagaccatgaatccttccagtgggttttcaacaggtttttgaatgctatgggtggAAAGGAGCCCGAGTACATTATCATAGATCAGGATGCGGAgattattaaggccgtaccccttgccttcaagactgcacgccaccgattttacatgtggcatataatgaacaaggtgccaacgaagttcggggtgacaagggaggattataaggagttccttcagaaattgaacaacattatatggtACGACAACCTAGAAGCAGACGACTTTGACGCTAGGTGGCCAGAAATAgaagcgcatggtcttgtgaacgaagagtggtttacagaagcgtacggtaaaaggagccaatgggtgatggcgcattgcagggacttgaacatgggtggtgtaatgaggacaacccagagatcagagagcattaatagtttttttaagaaaattgatcagaagtcaggtacgttagtggagttttggatgcgttttgaaagcgctatggaccatcaacggcatacgcagaagagacttgaccataaaaaccgacactcaacaccagCAAGGGGAACGCATTTAGCCATAGAGGAATACGCGTCAAATATgtatacccgtgaggttttcaaggaattccaactagaggtcatttgctcgATTGATACATGTAAGACCGGAGGTTATGCTGAAGTCGATGGAATTGAGGTGACTGTCGTTAAGGATTCATGCAGAGAGAAtagtttcaacgtagagtacaacccag GGACACTTGCTGCACGGTGTAGCTGTAGaatgtttgaaaggatgggaattctatgccgacatatagtatggattttgtcggctaacggtAAGAAGACAATTCCAGATGATTACTTTGCTACAAGATGGACTAAAGATGCATTGCAATTTAGATTATCAGACTGTGATGGTGAACAAACGGATTCAAATAGTAGCACTGATGGAAAAGAAGTTgagatggtgaagttgtggtcagaagttcatgtgaccattggtttacttcgtggcatGAATGTGACTGAAGTTTTGAACTTAAGCTCCTTAATTAGAGAATTCAAtgagaaacttttaccgtacaagaaagCTTTGACTAAGCACCAGGAATTCGAGCAAATTCTTGGTTGCCCCGCCAGTGACGGGGTAACAATACTTCTACCAAAACAATCCAAAAACAAAGGCAGTGGTAAAAGAATAgtgtcagctaaggctaaagccattgccttaGCTAGTAAGCCAAAGCGTATGTGTAATAACTGCAAACAAATGACACACCACGATAAACAAAACTGCCTTAACCCATTTTCAGAGCATCCACCCTCATCACCAGcatttgaagaagaagaagaagaagaagaagaagaagaagaagaagaagaagaagaagaagaagaagaagagggaaaCTTAACAGGCTGTAGTAGTTGGCAGTAG